In one Arachis duranensis cultivar V14167 chromosome 9, aradu.V14167.gnm2.J7QH, whole genome shotgun sequence genomic region, the following are encoded:
- the LOC127741585 gene encoding uncharacterized protein LOC127741585, which produces MASTFNNVKDIDASHDNLSYRIKVRVIKIWTLSTAEQKFQKPMLELVVMDNQGDRIQCSIRNPHRRLFEADLTEGKIYTISNFSVAQNDLKYKATNHVSRIYFKRDTQLRVVQDPLFLTHIFCFVPNEVILNHTNAQSHLIDVIGLLTAKGDIIEFTKNGKKSIYIVIELDDLRGNGTIRCTLWEEFATKLVKHMEETPTLEYILIIQFAKFNLFKGSSRIDSEFLCVK; this is translated from the exons ATGGCTAGCACCTTCAACAATGTCAAGGACATTGATGCATCCCATGACAACTTGAGCTATAGGATCAAGGTGCGTGTGATTAAGATTTGGACTCTATCTACGGCTGAGCAGAAATTTCAAAAGCCAATGCTGGAGCTGGTGGTCATGGATAATCAG GGAGATCGGATCCAATGTTCAATTCGAAACCCTCATAGGAGGTTATTTGAGGCCGACCTTACCGAGGGGAAAATATACACTATCTCCAATTTTTCAGTTGCTCAGAATGACCTCAAGTACAAAGCCACCAATCATGTTAGCAGAATATATTTTAAGAGAGATACCCAGCTTAGGGTGGTTCAGGATCCTCTATTCCTTACACATATTTTTTGCTTTGTGCCCAATGAAGTAATACTTAACCACACCAATGCTCAGTCCCATTTAATTG atgtaATTGGGCTCCTCACTGCTAAGGGTGACATTATTGAATTCACAAAGAATGGAAAGAAGTCCATCTACATTGTCATAGAACTTGATGACCTGAG AGGAAATGGTACCATTCGATGTACTTTGTGGGAAGAATTTGCAACTAAATTAGTAAAGCATATGGAAGAGACACCTACCTTAGAATATATACTTATTATACAATTTGCGAAGTTTAACCTATTCAAAGGTTCGTCACGTATTGATTCTGAATTCTTATGTGTTAAGTAA